A section of the Salmo trutta chromosome 4, fSalTru1.1, whole genome shotgun sequence genome encodes:
- the LOC115191756 gene encoding ras GTPase-activating protein-binding protein 2 isoform X5, which produces MVMEKPSPLLVGREFVRQYYTLLNKAPDFLHRFYGRNSSYVHGGLDSNGKLAEAVYGQAEIHKKVLSLQFQECHTKIRHVDAHATLTDGVVVQVLGELSNNGQPMRKFMQTFVLAPEVRSTGSVANKFYVHNDIFRYEDEVFGDSEAELDEESEEEVEEEQEERQPSPEPLQDSPNSTTYYEPHPVINGVEEPMEEPAPEPEPEPEVEELKPDVEEKVMEELEEKAPSPVPVESPPSTQEAPKTFSWASVTSKNLPPSGTGPSSGIPPHVVKAPSSQPRAENKPESQTAPLRGPRDQRPRDRPAFVQRASRPGRGEADPGEMDSRRIIRYPDSHQLFVGNLPHDIDEAELKDFFMTFGNVVELRINTKGVGGKLPNFGFVVFDDSDPVQRILGAKPIMFRGEVRLNVEEKKTRAVREREVRGGGDDRRDMGRRGDRGPGGPRGGMVAGSGMIRDSRGPPPRGGMGAPKPGLGSGRGAGGSAEGRFTTQRR; this is translated from the exons ATGGTGATGGAGAAGCCAAGTCCCCTGCTTGTAGGGCGGGAGTTTGTGAGGCAGTATTACACACTCTTAAACAAAGCACCCGATTTCCTGCACAG GTTCTATGGAAGGAACTCCTCCTATGTTCATGGCGGACTCGACTCCAACGGGAAGCTTGCAGAAGCGGTGTATGGCCAAGCG GAAATCCACAAGAAGGTCCTGTCCCTGCAGTTCCAAGAATGCCACACGAAGATCAGACACGTGGACGCCCATGCCACGCTGACTGACGGCGTTGTGGTCCAAGTGCTGGGTGAGCTCTCCAACAACGGCCAGCCGATGAGGAAGTTCATGCAGACCTTTGTGCTCGCTCCAGAGGTGCGTAGTACG GGTTCCGTGGCAAACAAATTCTACGTACACAACGACATCTTCCGCTATGAGGATGAGGTTTTCGGTGACTCTGAGGCTGAACTTGATGAGG AATCTGaagaggaggttgaggaggagcaggaggagagacagCCGTCCCCAGAGCCACTCCAGGACAGTCCTAACAGCACTACTTACTACGAGCCTCACCCTGTCAT CAATGGCGTTGAGGAGCCCATGGAGGAGCCGGCTCCAGAGCCTGAGCCCGAGCCCGAGGTAGAGGAGCTGAAGCCCGACGTGGAGGAGAAGGTgatggaggagctggaggagaaggcCCCCTCCCCAGTCCCCGTAGAGTCCCCACCCAGCACCCAGGAGGCCCCCAAG ACCTTCTCCTGGGCCTCGGTGACCAGTAAAAACCTGCCTCCTAGCGGTACAGGACCCTCCTCTGGAATCCCCCCCCATGTTGTTAAAGCACCAAGCTCACAG CCCAGAGCGGAGAACAAACCTGAGAGCCAGACGGCCCCTCTCCGGGGACCCCGGGACCAGCGGCCCCGCGACAGACCAGCCTTCGTACAGCGAGCATCCAGACCTG GTCGGGGCGAGGCGGACCCTGGTGAGATGGACAGCAGAAGGATCATCCGGTACCCAGACAGCCACCAGCTCTTTGTGGGCAACCTCCCTCATGACATTGACGAGGCAGAGCTCAAGGACTTCTTCATGA CTTTTGGCAATGTAGTGGAGCTGAGGATCAACACCAAGGGAGTCGGAGGAAAGCTGCCCAACTTTGGATTTGTGGTCTTTGACGACTCTGACCCTGTCCAGAGAATCCTGGGGGCGAAG cccATCATGTTCCGCGGTGAGGTGCGTCTGAACGTAGAGGAGAAGAAGACCAGGGCGGTACGTGAGCGGGAGGTCCGTGGCGGAGGAGATGACCGCAGAGACATGGGGAGACGCGGCGACAGGGGGCCCGGTGGCCCGCGAGGAGGCATGGTGGCCGGCAGCGGGATGATCCGTGACAGCAGGGGCCCCCCACCCAGGGGCGGCATGGGTGCGCCCAAGCCCGGCCTAGGCTctggaagaggagcaggaggatcCGCCGAGGGCCGCTTCACCACCCAGCGCCGCTGA
- the LOC115191756 gene encoding ras GTPase-activating protein-binding protein 2 isoform X4 — protein MVMEKPSPLLVGREFVRQYYTLLNKAPDFLHRFYGRNSSYVHGGLDSNGKLAEAVYGQAEIHKKVLSLQFQECHTKIRHVDAHATLTDGVVVQVLGELSNNGQPMRKFMQTFVLAPEVRSTGSVANKFYVHNDIFRYEDEVFGDSEAELDEESEEEVEEEQEERQPSPEPLQDSPNSTTYYEPHPVINGVEEPMEEPAPEPEPEPEVEELKPDVEEKVMEELEEKAPSPVPVESPPSTQEAPKTFSWASVTSKNLPPSGTGPSSGIPPHVVKAPSSQPRAENKPESQTAPLRGPRDQRPRDRPAFVQRASRPGRGEADPGEMDSRRIIRYPDSHQLFVGNLPHDIDEAELKDFFMTFGNVVELRINTKGVGGKLPNFGFVVFDDSDPVQRILGAKVGGPIMFRGEVRLNVEEKKTRAVREREVRGGGDDRRDMGRRGDRGPGGPRGGMVAGSGMIRDSRGPPPRGGMGAPKPGLGSGRGAGGSAEGRFTTQRR, from the exons ATGGTGATGGAGAAGCCAAGTCCCCTGCTTGTAGGGCGGGAGTTTGTGAGGCAGTATTACACACTCTTAAACAAAGCACCCGATTTCCTGCACAG GTTCTATGGAAGGAACTCCTCCTATGTTCATGGCGGACTCGACTCCAACGGGAAGCTTGCAGAAGCGGTGTATGGCCAAGCG GAAATCCACAAGAAGGTCCTGTCCCTGCAGTTCCAAGAATGCCACACGAAGATCAGACACGTGGACGCCCATGCCACGCTGACTGACGGCGTTGTGGTCCAAGTGCTGGGTGAGCTCTCCAACAACGGCCAGCCGATGAGGAAGTTCATGCAGACCTTTGTGCTCGCTCCAGAGGTGCGTAGTACG GGTTCCGTGGCAAACAAATTCTACGTACACAACGACATCTTCCGCTATGAGGATGAGGTTTTCGGTGACTCTGAGGCTGAACTTGATGAGG AATCTGaagaggaggttgaggaggagcaggaggagagacagCCGTCCCCAGAGCCACTCCAGGACAGTCCTAACAGCACTACTTACTACGAGCCTCACCCTGTCAT CAATGGCGTTGAGGAGCCCATGGAGGAGCCGGCTCCAGAGCCTGAGCCCGAGCCCGAGGTAGAGGAGCTGAAGCCCGACGTGGAGGAGAAGGTgatggaggagctggaggagaaggcCCCCTCCCCAGTCCCCGTAGAGTCCCCACCCAGCACCCAGGAGGCCCCCAAG ACCTTCTCCTGGGCCTCGGTGACCAGTAAAAACCTGCCTCCTAGCGGTACAGGACCCTCCTCTGGAATCCCCCCCCATGTTGTTAAAGCACCAAGCTCACAG CCCAGAGCGGAGAACAAACCTGAGAGCCAGACGGCCCCTCTCCGGGGACCCCGGGACCAGCGGCCCCGCGACAGACCAGCCTTCGTACAGCGAGCATCCAGACCTG GTCGGGGCGAGGCGGACCCTGGTGAGATGGACAGCAGAAGGATCATCCGGTACCCAGACAGCCACCAGCTCTTTGTGGGCAACCTCCCTCATGACATTGACGAGGCAGAGCTCAAGGACTTCTTCATGA CTTTTGGCAATGTAGTGGAGCTGAGGATCAACACCAAGGGAGTCGGAGGAAAGCTGCCCAACTTTGGATTTGTGGTCTTTGACGACTCTGACCCTGTCCAGAGAATCCTGGGGGCGAAGGTAGGGGGG cccATCATGTTCCGCGGTGAGGTGCGTCTGAACGTAGAGGAGAAGAAGACCAGGGCGGTACGTGAGCGGGAGGTCCGTGGCGGAGGAGATGACCGCAGAGACATGGGGAGACGCGGCGACAGGGGGCCCGGTGGCCCGCGAGGAGGCATGGTGGCCGGCAGCGGGATGATCCGTGACAGCAGGGGCCCCCCACCCAGGGGCGGCATGGGTGCGCCCAAGCCCGGCCTAGGCTctggaagaggagcaggaggatcCGCCGAGGGCCGCTTCACCACCCAGCGCCGCTGA
- the LOC115191756 gene encoding ras GTPase-activating protein-binding protein 2 isoform X1, which produces MVMEKPSPLLVGREFVRQYYTLLNKAPDFLHRFYGRNSSYVHGGLDSNGKLAEAVYGQAEIHKKVLSLQFQECHTKIRHVDAHATLTDGVVVQVLGELSNNGQPMRKFMQTFVLAPEVRSTGSVANKFYVHNDIFRYEDEVFGDSEAELDEESEEEVEEEQEERQPSPEPLQDSPNSTTYYEPHPVINGVEEPMEEPAPEPEPEPEVEELKPDVEEKVMEELEEKAPSPVPVESPPSTQEAPKTFSWASVTSKNLPPSGTGPSSGIPPHVVKAPSSQPRAENKPESQTAPLRGPRDQRPRDRPAFVQRASRPDGVAPSESQTGKPHFSFVNKGRGEADPGEMDSRRIIRYPDSHQLFVGNLPHDIDEAELKDFFMTFGNVVELRINTKGVGGKLPNFGFVVFDDSDPVQRILGAKVGGPIMFRGEVRLNVEEKKTRAVREREVRGGGDDRRDMGRRGDRGPGGPRGGMVAGSGMIRDSRGPPPRGGMGAPKPGLGSGRGAGGSAEGRFTTQRR; this is translated from the exons ATGGTGATGGAGAAGCCAAGTCCCCTGCTTGTAGGGCGGGAGTTTGTGAGGCAGTATTACACACTCTTAAACAAAGCACCCGATTTCCTGCACAG GTTCTATGGAAGGAACTCCTCCTATGTTCATGGCGGACTCGACTCCAACGGGAAGCTTGCAGAAGCGGTGTATGGCCAAGCG GAAATCCACAAGAAGGTCCTGTCCCTGCAGTTCCAAGAATGCCACACGAAGATCAGACACGTGGACGCCCATGCCACGCTGACTGACGGCGTTGTGGTCCAAGTGCTGGGTGAGCTCTCCAACAACGGCCAGCCGATGAGGAAGTTCATGCAGACCTTTGTGCTCGCTCCAGAGGTGCGTAGTACG GGTTCCGTGGCAAACAAATTCTACGTACACAACGACATCTTCCGCTATGAGGATGAGGTTTTCGGTGACTCTGAGGCTGAACTTGATGAGG AATCTGaagaggaggttgaggaggagcaggaggagagacagCCGTCCCCAGAGCCACTCCAGGACAGTCCTAACAGCACTACTTACTACGAGCCTCACCCTGTCAT CAATGGCGTTGAGGAGCCCATGGAGGAGCCGGCTCCAGAGCCTGAGCCCGAGCCCGAGGTAGAGGAGCTGAAGCCCGACGTGGAGGAGAAGGTgatggaggagctggaggagaaggcCCCCTCCCCAGTCCCCGTAGAGTCCCCACCCAGCACCCAGGAGGCCCCCAAG ACCTTCTCCTGGGCCTCGGTGACCAGTAAAAACCTGCCTCCTAGCGGTACAGGACCCTCCTCTGGAATCCCCCCCCATGTTGTTAAAGCACCAAGCTCACAG CCCAGAGCGGAGAACAAACCTGAGAGCCAGACGGCCCCTCTCCGGGGACCCCGGGACCAGCGGCCCCGCGACAGACCAGCCTTCGTACAGCGAGCATCCAGACCTG ATGGTGTTGCACCTTCAGAATCACAAACTGGGAAACCCCACTTCAGTTTTGTCAACAAAG GTCGGGGCGAGGCGGACCCTGGTGAGATGGACAGCAGAAGGATCATCCGGTACCCAGACAGCCACCAGCTCTTTGTGGGCAACCTCCCTCATGACATTGACGAGGCAGAGCTCAAGGACTTCTTCATGA CTTTTGGCAATGTAGTGGAGCTGAGGATCAACACCAAGGGAGTCGGAGGAAAGCTGCCCAACTTTGGATTTGTGGTCTTTGACGACTCTGACCCTGTCCAGAGAATCCTGGGGGCGAAGGTAGGGGGG cccATCATGTTCCGCGGTGAGGTGCGTCTGAACGTAGAGGAGAAGAAGACCAGGGCGGTACGTGAGCGGGAGGTCCGTGGCGGAGGAGATGACCGCAGAGACATGGGGAGACGCGGCGACAGGGGGCCCGGTGGCCCGCGAGGAGGCATGGTGGCCGGCAGCGGGATGATCCGTGACAGCAGGGGCCCCCCACCCAGGGGCGGCATGGGTGCGCCCAAGCCCGGCCTAGGCTctggaagaggagcaggaggatcCGCCGAGGGCCGCTTCACCACCCAGCGCCGCTGA
- the LOC115191756 gene encoding ras GTPase-activating protein-binding protein 2 isoform X3 produces the protein MVMEKPSPLLVGREFVRQYYTLLNKAPDFLHRFYGRNSSYVHGGLDSNGKLAEAVYGQAEIHKKVLSLQFQECHTKIRHVDAHATLTDGVVVQVLGELSNNGQPMRKFMQTFVLAPEGSVANKFYVHNDIFRYEDEVFGDSEAELDEESEEEVEEEQEERQPSPEPLQDSPNSTTYYEPHPVINGVEEPMEEPAPEPEPEPEVEELKPDVEEKVMEELEEKAPSPVPVESPPSTQEAPKTFSWASVTSKNLPPSGTGPSSGIPPHVVKAPSSQPRAENKPESQTAPLRGPRDQRPRDRPAFVQRASRPDGVAPSESQTGKPHFSFVNKGRGEADPGEMDSRRIIRYPDSHQLFVGNLPHDIDEAELKDFFMTFGNVVELRINTKGVGGKLPNFGFVVFDDSDPVQRILGAKVGGPIMFRGEVRLNVEEKKTRAVREREVRGGGDDRRDMGRRGDRGPGGPRGGMVAGSGMIRDSRGPPPRGGMGAPKPGLGSGRGAGGSAEGRFTTQRR, from the exons ATGGTGATGGAGAAGCCAAGTCCCCTGCTTGTAGGGCGGGAGTTTGTGAGGCAGTATTACACACTCTTAAACAAAGCACCCGATTTCCTGCACAG GTTCTATGGAAGGAACTCCTCCTATGTTCATGGCGGACTCGACTCCAACGGGAAGCTTGCAGAAGCGGTGTATGGCCAAGCG GAAATCCACAAGAAGGTCCTGTCCCTGCAGTTCCAAGAATGCCACACGAAGATCAGACACGTGGACGCCCATGCCACGCTGACTGACGGCGTTGTGGTCCAAGTGCTGGGTGAGCTCTCCAACAACGGCCAGCCGATGAGGAAGTTCATGCAGACCTTTGTGCTCGCTCCAGAG GGTTCCGTGGCAAACAAATTCTACGTACACAACGACATCTTCCGCTATGAGGATGAGGTTTTCGGTGACTCTGAGGCTGAACTTGATGAGG AATCTGaagaggaggttgaggaggagcaggaggagagacagCCGTCCCCAGAGCCACTCCAGGACAGTCCTAACAGCACTACTTACTACGAGCCTCACCCTGTCAT CAATGGCGTTGAGGAGCCCATGGAGGAGCCGGCTCCAGAGCCTGAGCCCGAGCCCGAGGTAGAGGAGCTGAAGCCCGACGTGGAGGAGAAGGTgatggaggagctggaggagaaggcCCCCTCCCCAGTCCCCGTAGAGTCCCCACCCAGCACCCAGGAGGCCCCCAAG ACCTTCTCCTGGGCCTCGGTGACCAGTAAAAACCTGCCTCCTAGCGGTACAGGACCCTCCTCTGGAATCCCCCCCCATGTTGTTAAAGCACCAAGCTCACAG CCCAGAGCGGAGAACAAACCTGAGAGCCAGACGGCCCCTCTCCGGGGACCCCGGGACCAGCGGCCCCGCGACAGACCAGCCTTCGTACAGCGAGCATCCAGACCTG ATGGTGTTGCACCTTCAGAATCACAAACTGGGAAACCCCACTTCAGTTTTGTCAACAAAG GTCGGGGCGAGGCGGACCCTGGTGAGATGGACAGCAGAAGGATCATCCGGTACCCAGACAGCCACCAGCTCTTTGTGGGCAACCTCCCTCATGACATTGACGAGGCAGAGCTCAAGGACTTCTTCATGA CTTTTGGCAATGTAGTGGAGCTGAGGATCAACACCAAGGGAGTCGGAGGAAAGCTGCCCAACTTTGGATTTGTGGTCTTTGACGACTCTGACCCTGTCCAGAGAATCCTGGGGGCGAAGGTAGGGGGG cccATCATGTTCCGCGGTGAGGTGCGTCTGAACGTAGAGGAGAAGAAGACCAGGGCGGTACGTGAGCGGGAGGTCCGTGGCGGAGGAGATGACCGCAGAGACATGGGGAGACGCGGCGACAGGGGGCCCGGTGGCCCGCGAGGAGGCATGGTGGCCGGCAGCGGGATGATCCGTGACAGCAGGGGCCCCCCACCCAGGGGCGGCATGGGTGCGCCCAAGCCCGGCCTAGGCTctggaagaggagcaggaggatcCGCCGAGGGCCGCTTCACCACCCAGCGCCGCTGA
- the LOC115191756 gene encoding ras GTPase-activating protein-binding protein 2 isoform X7: MVMEKPSPLLVGREFVRQYYTLLNKAPDFLHRFYGRNSSYVHGGLDSNGKLAEAVYGQAEIHKKVLSLQFQECHTKIRHVDAHATLTDGVVVQVLGELSNNGQPMRKFMQTFVLAPEGSVANKFYVHNDIFRYEDEVFGDSEAELDEESEEEVEEEQEERQPSPEPLQDSPNSTTYYEPHPVINGVEEPMEEPAPEPEPEPEVEELKPDVEEKVMEELEEKAPSPVPVESPPSTQEAPKTFSWASVTSKNLPPSGTGPSSGIPPHVVKAPSSQPRAENKPESQTAPLRGPRDQRPRDRPAFVQRASRPDGVAPSESQTGKPHFSFVNKGRGEADPGEMDSRRIIRYPDSHQLFVGNLPHDIDEAELKDFFMTFGNVVELRINTKGVGGKLPNFGFVVFDDSDPVQRILGAKPIMFRGEVRLNVEEKKTRAVREREVRGGGDDRRDMGRRGDRGPGGPRGGMVAGSGMIRDSRGPPPRGGMGAPKPGLGSGRGAGGSAEGRFTTQRR, from the exons ATGGTGATGGAGAAGCCAAGTCCCCTGCTTGTAGGGCGGGAGTTTGTGAGGCAGTATTACACACTCTTAAACAAAGCACCCGATTTCCTGCACAG GTTCTATGGAAGGAACTCCTCCTATGTTCATGGCGGACTCGACTCCAACGGGAAGCTTGCAGAAGCGGTGTATGGCCAAGCG GAAATCCACAAGAAGGTCCTGTCCCTGCAGTTCCAAGAATGCCACACGAAGATCAGACACGTGGACGCCCATGCCACGCTGACTGACGGCGTTGTGGTCCAAGTGCTGGGTGAGCTCTCCAACAACGGCCAGCCGATGAGGAAGTTCATGCAGACCTTTGTGCTCGCTCCAGAG GGTTCCGTGGCAAACAAATTCTACGTACACAACGACATCTTCCGCTATGAGGATGAGGTTTTCGGTGACTCTGAGGCTGAACTTGATGAGG AATCTGaagaggaggttgaggaggagcaggaggagagacagCCGTCCCCAGAGCCACTCCAGGACAGTCCTAACAGCACTACTTACTACGAGCCTCACCCTGTCAT CAATGGCGTTGAGGAGCCCATGGAGGAGCCGGCTCCAGAGCCTGAGCCCGAGCCCGAGGTAGAGGAGCTGAAGCCCGACGTGGAGGAGAAGGTgatggaggagctggaggagaaggcCCCCTCCCCAGTCCCCGTAGAGTCCCCACCCAGCACCCAGGAGGCCCCCAAG ACCTTCTCCTGGGCCTCGGTGACCAGTAAAAACCTGCCTCCTAGCGGTACAGGACCCTCCTCTGGAATCCCCCCCCATGTTGTTAAAGCACCAAGCTCACAG CCCAGAGCGGAGAACAAACCTGAGAGCCAGACGGCCCCTCTCCGGGGACCCCGGGACCAGCGGCCCCGCGACAGACCAGCCTTCGTACAGCGAGCATCCAGACCTG ATGGTGTTGCACCTTCAGAATCACAAACTGGGAAACCCCACTTCAGTTTTGTCAACAAAG GTCGGGGCGAGGCGGACCCTGGTGAGATGGACAGCAGAAGGATCATCCGGTACCCAGACAGCCACCAGCTCTTTGTGGGCAACCTCCCTCATGACATTGACGAGGCAGAGCTCAAGGACTTCTTCATGA CTTTTGGCAATGTAGTGGAGCTGAGGATCAACACCAAGGGAGTCGGAGGAAAGCTGCCCAACTTTGGATTTGTGGTCTTTGACGACTCTGACCCTGTCCAGAGAATCCTGGGGGCGAAG cccATCATGTTCCGCGGTGAGGTGCGTCTGAACGTAGAGGAGAAGAAGACCAGGGCGGTACGTGAGCGGGAGGTCCGTGGCGGAGGAGATGACCGCAGAGACATGGGGAGACGCGGCGACAGGGGGCCCGGTGGCCCGCGAGGAGGCATGGTGGCCGGCAGCGGGATGATCCGTGACAGCAGGGGCCCCCCACCCAGGGGCGGCATGGGTGCGCCCAAGCCCGGCCTAGGCTctggaagaggagcaggaggatcCGCCGAGGGCCGCTTCACCACCCAGCGCCGCTGA
- the LOC115191756 gene encoding ras GTPase-activating protein-binding protein 2 isoform X2, producing the protein MVMEKPSPLLVGREFVRQYYTLLNKAPDFLHRFYGRNSSYVHGGLDSNGKLAEAVYGQAEIHKKVLSLQFQECHTKIRHVDAHATLTDGVVVQVLGELSNNGQPMRKFMQTFVLAPEVRSTGSVANKFYVHNDIFRYEDEVFGDSEAELDEESEEEVEEEQEERQPSPEPLQDSPNSTTYYEPHPVINGVEEPMEEPAPEPEPEPEVEELKPDVEEKVMEELEEKAPSPVPVESPPSTQEAPKTFSWASVTSKNLPPSGTGPSSGIPPHVVKAPSSQPRAENKPESQTAPLRGPRDQRPRDRPAFVQRASRPDGVAPSESQTGKPHFSFVNKGRGEADPGEMDSRRIIRYPDSHQLFVGNLPHDIDEAELKDFFMTFGNVVELRINTKGVGGKLPNFGFVVFDDSDPVQRILGAKPIMFRGEVRLNVEEKKTRAVREREVRGGGDDRRDMGRRGDRGPGGPRGGMVAGSGMIRDSRGPPPRGGMGAPKPGLGSGRGAGGSAEGRFTTQRR; encoded by the exons ATGGTGATGGAGAAGCCAAGTCCCCTGCTTGTAGGGCGGGAGTTTGTGAGGCAGTATTACACACTCTTAAACAAAGCACCCGATTTCCTGCACAG GTTCTATGGAAGGAACTCCTCCTATGTTCATGGCGGACTCGACTCCAACGGGAAGCTTGCAGAAGCGGTGTATGGCCAAGCG GAAATCCACAAGAAGGTCCTGTCCCTGCAGTTCCAAGAATGCCACACGAAGATCAGACACGTGGACGCCCATGCCACGCTGACTGACGGCGTTGTGGTCCAAGTGCTGGGTGAGCTCTCCAACAACGGCCAGCCGATGAGGAAGTTCATGCAGACCTTTGTGCTCGCTCCAGAGGTGCGTAGTACG GGTTCCGTGGCAAACAAATTCTACGTACACAACGACATCTTCCGCTATGAGGATGAGGTTTTCGGTGACTCTGAGGCTGAACTTGATGAGG AATCTGaagaggaggttgaggaggagcaggaggagagacagCCGTCCCCAGAGCCACTCCAGGACAGTCCTAACAGCACTACTTACTACGAGCCTCACCCTGTCAT CAATGGCGTTGAGGAGCCCATGGAGGAGCCGGCTCCAGAGCCTGAGCCCGAGCCCGAGGTAGAGGAGCTGAAGCCCGACGTGGAGGAGAAGGTgatggaggagctggaggagaaggcCCCCTCCCCAGTCCCCGTAGAGTCCCCACCCAGCACCCAGGAGGCCCCCAAG ACCTTCTCCTGGGCCTCGGTGACCAGTAAAAACCTGCCTCCTAGCGGTACAGGACCCTCCTCTGGAATCCCCCCCCATGTTGTTAAAGCACCAAGCTCACAG CCCAGAGCGGAGAACAAACCTGAGAGCCAGACGGCCCCTCTCCGGGGACCCCGGGACCAGCGGCCCCGCGACAGACCAGCCTTCGTACAGCGAGCATCCAGACCTG ATGGTGTTGCACCTTCAGAATCACAAACTGGGAAACCCCACTTCAGTTTTGTCAACAAAG GTCGGGGCGAGGCGGACCCTGGTGAGATGGACAGCAGAAGGATCATCCGGTACCCAGACAGCCACCAGCTCTTTGTGGGCAACCTCCCTCATGACATTGACGAGGCAGAGCTCAAGGACTTCTTCATGA CTTTTGGCAATGTAGTGGAGCTGAGGATCAACACCAAGGGAGTCGGAGGAAAGCTGCCCAACTTTGGATTTGTGGTCTTTGACGACTCTGACCCTGTCCAGAGAATCCTGGGGGCGAAG cccATCATGTTCCGCGGTGAGGTGCGTCTGAACGTAGAGGAGAAGAAGACCAGGGCGGTACGTGAGCGGGAGGTCCGTGGCGGAGGAGATGACCGCAGAGACATGGGGAGACGCGGCGACAGGGGGCCCGGTGGCCCGCGAGGAGGCATGGTGGCCGGCAGCGGGATGATCCGTGACAGCAGGGGCCCCCCACCCAGGGGCGGCATGGGTGCGCCCAAGCCCGGCCTAGGCTctggaagaggagcaggaggatcCGCCGAGGGCCGCTTCACCACCCAGCGCCGCTGA
- the LOC115191756 gene encoding ras GTPase-activating protein-binding protein 2 isoform X6 yields MVMEKPSPLLVGREFVRQYYTLLNKAPDFLHRFYGRNSSYVHGGLDSNGKLAEAVYGQAEIHKKVLSLQFQECHTKIRHVDAHATLTDGVVVQVLGELSNNGQPMRKFMQTFVLAPEGSVANKFYVHNDIFRYEDEVFGDSEAELDEESEEEVEEEQEERQPSPEPLQDSPNSTTYYEPHPVINGVEEPMEEPAPEPEPEPEVEELKPDVEEKVMEELEEKAPSPVPVESPPSTQEAPKTFSWASVTSKNLPPSGTGPSSGIPPHVVKAPSSQPRAENKPESQTAPLRGPRDQRPRDRPAFVQRASRPGRGEADPGEMDSRRIIRYPDSHQLFVGNLPHDIDEAELKDFFMTFGNVVELRINTKGVGGKLPNFGFVVFDDSDPVQRILGAKPIMFRGEVRLNVEEKKTRAVREREVRGGGDDRRDMGRRGDRGPGGPRGGMVAGSGMIRDSRGPPPRGGMGAPKPGLGSGRGAGGSAEGRFTTQRR; encoded by the exons ATGGTGATGGAGAAGCCAAGTCCCCTGCTTGTAGGGCGGGAGTTTGTGAGGCAGTATTACACACTCTTAAACAAAGCACCCGATTTCCTGCACAG GTTCTATGGAAGGAACTCCTCCTATGTTCATGGCGGACTCGACTCCAACGGGAAGCTTGCAGAAGCGGTGTATGGCCAAGCG GAAATCCACAAGAAGGTCCTGTCCCTGCAGTTCCAAGAATGCCACACGAAGATCAGACACGTGGACGCCCATGCCACGCTGACTGACGGCGTTGTGGTCCAAGTGCTGGGTGAGCTCTCCAACAACGGCCAGCCGATGAGGAAGTTCATGCAGACCTTTGTGCTCGCTCCAGAG GGTTCCGTGGCAAACAAATTCTACGTACACAACGACATCTTCCGCTATGAGGATGAGGTTTTCGGTGACTCTGAGGCTGAACTTGATGAGG AATCTGaagaggaggttgaggaggagcaggaggagagacagCCGTCCCCAGAGCCACTCCAGGACAGTCCTAACAGCACTACTTACTACGAGCCTCACCCTGTCAT CAATGGCGTTGAGGAGCCCATGGAGGAGCCGGCTCCAGAGCCTGAGCCCGAGCCCGAGGTAGAGGAGCTGAAGCCCGACGTGGAGGAGAAGGTgatggaggagctggaggagaaggcCCCCTCCCCAGTCCCCGTAGAGTCCCCACCCAGCACCCAGGAGGCCCCCAAG ACCTTCTCCTGGGCCTCGGTGACCAGTAAAAACCTGCCTCCTAGCGGTACAGGACCCTCCTCTGGAATCCCCCCCCATGTTGTTAAAGCACCAAGCTCACAG CCCAGAGCGGAGAACAAACCTGAGAGCCAGACGGCCCCTCTCCGGGGACCCCGGGACCAGCGGCCCCGCGACAGACCAGCCTTCGTACAGCGAGCATCCAGACCTG GTCGGGGCGAGGCGGACCCTGGTGAGATGGACAGCAGAAGGATCATCCGGTACCCAGACAGCCACCAGCTCTTTGTGGGCAACCTCCCTCATGACATTGACGAGGCAGAGCTCAAGGACTTCTTCATGA CTTTTGGCAATGTAGTGGAGCTGAGGATCAACACCAAGGGAGTCGGAGGAAAGCTGCCCAACTTTGGATTTGTGGTCTTTGACGACTCTGACCCTGTCCAGAGAATCCTGGGGGCGAAG cccATCATGTTCCGCGGTGAGGTGCGTCTGAACGTAGAGGAGAAGAAGACCAGGGCGGTACGTGAGCGGGAGGTCCGTGGCGGAGGAGATGACCGCAGAGACATGGGGAGACGCGGCGACAGGGGGCCCGGTGGCCCGCGAGGAGGCATGGTGGCCGGCAGCGGGATGATCCGTGACAGCAGGGGCCCCCCACCCAGGGGCGGCATGGGTGCGCCCAAGCCCGGCCTAGGCTctggaagaggagcaggaggatcCGCCGAGGGCCGCTTCACCACCCAGCGCCGCTGA